Proteins co-encoded in one uncultured Bacteroides sp. genomic window:
- a CDS encoding toll/interleukin-1 receptor domain-containing protein, whose translation MEIIDLMYNSINTDSELDLLCSYLGIKSTSLYGCNREGKIISLYEQCRCSQFDKDRLLYWISNKIKFTTDIYFSYAWNSAGYENIETPVQILYNEMSSRGYEIKRDIINLHYGNSIIEFMNNLGKAKLVVIFLSEKYLRSINCMYELHEVFRNSRYEIESVKSRIFIVNVDNKKAPNSDELINYWKEKQKEDKDNTPFFENLIHYLPSILKLIKDINYYTYTDDKECTSNIITHINRKIHTSYNISIDININNPT comes from the coding sequence ATGGAGATTATAGATTTGATGTATAATAGTATAAACACAGATAGCGAGCTTGATTTGCTGTGCAGTTATCTAGGTATTAAATCTACATCCTTATATGGATGTAATAGGGAAGGAAAGATTATTTCTTTGTACGAACAATGCAGATGCAGTCAATTTGACAAAGATCGCTTACTATATTGGATTTCCAATAAAATCAAATTTACTACAGATATATATTTTTCCTATGCGTGGAATAGTGCTGGATATGAAAATATTGAAACTCCAGTACAAATACTTTATAATGAAATGTCAAGTCGTGGATATGAGATAAAAAGAGATATAATTAATCTACACTACGGGAACTCAATTATTGAATTTATGAATAACCTTGGAAAAGCAAAGTTAGTGGTCATCTTCCTTAGCGAAAAATATCTTAGATCTATTAACTGTATGTATGAACTACATGAGGTTTTCAGAAATTCTCGTTATGAAATAGAATCTGTGAAAAGTAGAATATTTATTGTTAATGTTGATAATAAAAAAGCACCTAACAGCGATGAACTAATCAACTATTGGAAAGAAAAACAAAAAGAAGATAAAGACAATACACCTTTTTTTGAGAATTTAATCCACTATTTGCCTTCAATATTGAAACTTATCAAGGACATTAATTACTATACATATACAGATGACAAAGAATGCACATCAAATATAATTACACATATTAATAGAAAAATACACACTTCATATAATATATCCATTGACATAAATATTAATAATCCTACTTAA
- a CDS encoding energy transducer TonB — MRKYLLAIAFLSICITGARANISSLKLNEVKQVNDTTIDCFIEKMPEYKGGESAINEFIDKNLVYPKESHAEGKVYVRIVVSEKGRVREAEVFRSLDPYCDKEAIRVVKMLSNWTPAVMNGVNVPCYYIVVVRFKKG, encoded by the coding sequence ATGAGAAAATACTTGTTAGCTATAGCTTTCTTATCTATTTGTATCACAGGTGCAAGAGCAAATATATCTAGTCTTAAGCTAAATGAAGTCAAACAAGTAAATGATACTACTATTGATTGTTTTATTGAGAAAATGCCGGAATATAAGGGAGGAGAATCGGCTATAAACGAATTCATTGATAAGAACCTTGTTTACCCGAAAGAATCACATGCAGAAGGAAAGGTTTATGTTCGAATTGTAGTTTCTGAAAAAGGAAGAGTGAGAGAAGCCGAAGTATTCCGTTCTCTCGATCCTTATTGTGACAAAGAAGCTATTCGAGTAGTAAAGATGCTATCAAATTGGACTCCGGCAGTCATGAATGGGGTAAATGTTCCTTGCTACTATATAGTTGTGGTAAGGTTTAAGAAGGGGTAA
- a CDS encoding Fic family protein, producing MRAIYIWEQKEWPDFTWDNAKLSYKLGKVRSLQGKLVGKMSALGFDLKNAAILDALTADITKSSEIEGEILNNDQVRSSVARHLGIETEGLPETDRYVDGVVQVMIDATQNYMQPLTEERLFSWHAALFPTGRSGMYKITVADWRQGTEPMQVISGAMGKEEVHYQAPDSNKVPCQMKLFLDWANDNQEIDPVLKAAIVHLWFVTIHPFDDGNGRISRTITDLFLARVDEMPHRFYSMSAEIRKQRKGYYDILEKTQKGGLDITNWLEWFLDCLEAALLDAEQSISTVLKKAAFWNEHRSVSMNERQIKMVNLLWDGFDGKLTSSKWGKITKCSADTALRDIQDLIAKDILRKTDEGGRSTNYELVL from the coding sequence ATGAGGGCAATCTATATTTGGGAGCAAAAAGAATGGCCGGATTTTACTTGGGATAATGCAAAACTATCCTATAAATTAGGTAAAGTTAGGAGTTTGCAAGGTAAACTTGTAGGCAAAATGAGTGCGCTTGGTTTTGATCTGAAAAATGCTGCAATACTTGATGCACTAACGGCTGATATTACCAAGTCTTCTGAGATAGAGGGAGAAATATTAAATAATGATCAGGTACGTTCTTCTGTAGCCCGTCATTTGGGGATAGAGACAGAGGGATTACCTGAAACAGACCGTTACGTAGATGGTGTGGTGCAAGTGATGATAGATGCTACTCAAAACTATATGCAACCATTAACAGAAGAACGCTTATTCAGTTGGCATGCAGCTTTGTTTCCTACGGGAAGAAGTGGAATGTATAAAATAACCGTTGCTGATTGGCGGCAAGGTACAGAACCGATGCAAGTTATATCGGGTGCAATGGGAAAAGAGGAAGTGCATTATCAGGCTCCCGATTCTAATAAAGTACCTTGTCAAATGAAACTATTTTTGGATTGGGCGAATGATAATCAGGAAATAGATCCGGTACTGAAGGCTGCAATCGTTCATTTGTGGTTTGTAACTATCCATCCGTTTGATGATGGCAATGGTCGTATCTCCCGAACTATAACGGATTTGTTCTTGGCTCGTGTCGATGAAATGCCACATCGTTTTTATAGTATGTCTGCCGAAATACGCAAACAGCGTAAAGGCTATTATGATATATTGGAGAAAACGCAAAAAGGTGGTTTAGACATAACAAATTGGTTGGAATGGTTTTTGGATTGTTTGGAAGCCGCTTTGCTTGATGCCGAGCAATCAATCAGTACAGTTTTAAAGAAAGCTGCCTTCTGGAATGAGCACCGATCAGTTTCTATGAATGAACGTCAAATAAAGATGGTGAATCTCCTATGGGATGGCTTTGATGGAAAACTGACTTCCTCTAAATGGGGAAAGATCACCAAATGTTCTGCTGATACAGCATTGCGTGATATACAGGATTTGATTGCAAAAGATATATTGCGAAAGACCGATGAGGGCGGACGAAGTACAAATTATGAATTAGTGCTTTAA
- a CDS encoding DsrE family protein, with amino-acid sequence MEKLNILWTTDNKDTVFNMLSMYAINSKKRNWWQEVNVIIWGASAKLIGNDTQIQTEVLEMLGQGVHVEACKDCCEKFGVTDVLLRLGVDVRYMGEPLTGYLKAGEKILTI; translated from the coding sequence ATGGAAAAGCTTAACATTCTTTGGACAACAGATAATAAAGATACAGTATTCAATATGTTATCAATGTATGCAATCAATTCGAAGAAGAGAAATTGGTGGCAGGAAGTAAATGTGATTATATGGGGAGCTTCTGCTAAATTAATTGGAAACGATACTCAGATACAAACAGAAGTCCTTGAAATGCTAGGGCAGGGGGTACATGTTGAAGCCTGTAAAGATTGCTGTGAAAAGTTTGGAGTAACAGATGTTCTGCTAAGATTGGGTGTAGATGTCCGTTATATGGGTGAACCTTTGACAGGCTACCTGAAGGCTGGTGAAAAAATATTGACTATATAA
- a CDS encoding site-specific integrase → MATVAWVVLKHHKKADGTYNPKIRISHNGTSSYIATPIFTEFVKFKRGAASGTVTSGKLIDSLNETVKMYRELINESQDLVSSCEDSKSVVSLLERRMSRTNNIDFIKYARKYISTIENKNSKILKTTGINALEAFMDGETLYVKNLTSNLLRRFEEWLRSERTMNIRGKDKILEPLSNSGIHVAMSSIKTIFNRALEEFNDYELGDIVITNNPFKSYKIPPVCVPQKRAVDAAIIKKVFNYTANPGRTFRLAEMARDIYMLSFCLAGMNAVDLYNSRDLNEGRIEYKRTKTRYNRRDEAFISVGIIPEIKSIVEKYRDVTNDHVFDFYKRYASADAFNTAIYKGMKTMCDELEIDYIQFYSARHSFATIARNDCNVSKDDIGLCLNHSSGGSITDVYIKKDFTRIDEVIRTVVDFVLNNEP, encoded by the coding sequence ATGGCAACTGTAGCATGGGTGGTCTTAAAGCACCATAAGAAAGCGGATGGGACGTATAATCCTAAAATTAGAATCTCTCACAACGGGACATCTTCGTATATTGCAACTCCAATATTTACAGAGTTTGTAAAATTCAAAAGAGGGGCAGCCAGTGGAACCGTAACATCAGGAAAATTGATAGACTCATTGAATGAAACAGTGAAGATGTACCGGGAGCTCATTAATGAAAGCCAAGACCTTGTTTCTTCATGTGAAGATTCTAAATCAGTTGTATCTTTGTTGGAAAGGCGAATGAGTAGAACGAATAACATTGATTTTATAAAGTACGCCAGAAAATATATTTCCACTATTGAGAATAAGAATTCAAAAATCCTAAAAACTACCGGCATTAATGCTCTTGAAGCGTTCATGGATGGAGAGACATTGTATGTTAAAAACCTAACTTCAAATTTGCTCAGGAGATTCGAGGAATGGCTTCGTTCAGAACGTACCATGAATATCAGAGGAAAGGATAAGATATTAGAACCACTTAGCAATTCTGGCATTCATGTTGCAATGTCATCTATAAAGACTATCTTTAATCGTGCTTTAGAAGAATTCAATGATTACGAATTGGGCGATATAGTCATAACAAACAATCCCTTTAAATCTTATAAGATTCCCCCGGTATGTGTACCCCAAAAAAGAGCTGTTGATGCAGCGATCATAAAAAAAGTGTTTAACTATACAGCAAATCCAGGGAGGACGTTTAGATTGGCTGAAATGGCCCGGGATATATATATGTTATCATTCTGTCTGGCCGGAATGAATGCAGTCGATTTATACAATTCTAGAGATCTTAACGAAGGAAGGATTGAGTATAAACGAACAAAAACAAGATACAACCGTCGCGATGAAGCCTTTATCTCTGTTGGTATAATCCCTGAAATTAAAAGTATAGTTGAGAAATATAGAGATGTAACCAACGATCATGTGTTTGACTTTTACAAGCGTTATGCGAGCGCAGATGCTTTTAATACAGCCATATATAAAGGAATGAAAACCATGTGTGATGAGTTGGAAATTGATTATATACAATTCTACTCAGCTCGTCACTCATTTGCTACGATTGCCCGAAATGATTGTAATGTGAGTAAAGATGATATTGGCTTATGCCTTAATCATTCATCCGGTGGCTCCATAACTGATGTGTACATAAAGAAAGACTTCACTCGAATTGATGAGGTCATTAGAACTGTAGTTGATTTTGTACTTAATAATGAACCATAA
- a CDS encoding DUF6057 family protein, protein MYSYNSYSGKRTARTISLVSGLLFWIFSFVYLSVSFQYLLSMTEDFSLFVYNIPFFLEKVSQPGGVLLYLACFFTQFLHYPWLGALFITALLHLIQWFTCRLFSLNNKYFILSYIPSFLLLIIITNVGRSFYLMTHVEYIFTYVLGIFFLLLFYFFFQKIENPRISFITLCWLFPLLFFGLSGSIAAYFFGFLFLCSIFSINYQQKSLIYLTCVGLYLLSFLVAKLFLYPNSMSSQILFGIHPAIPNGQSGENQLPHLLLLFFFIFAAIKQRFFPSGNRIKSYARWTYTNLICLLVICSVTVAMANTNDNFRYEMAIDCYIQKRDFKHALKVGKNASHPTREMTVLHNFALELSGKSGEEMFEYAQDYKTDGLFFDYCKDTLSYPEGAMIYSYLGAKHIATEWADNSYLQKKDCYRLLKNYALIATINGHLNVTKNVAGILENTLYHRDLAQKFHEYSSDNTLINKDSVLGDIKKRLSDKYYEFPTKGKYAEFICDFYRRNIDNRVAYDYYMMSALLNKKLDKFAWGVKLYRLFYKNPLPKHYAEAAALCNYQHVGPALYVNAATKKTFDEFLKLKKEQKNPVTEKNIMRRNYGQTFWWYYMYK, encoded by the coding sequence ATGTATAGCTACAATTCGTATTCCGGAAAGAGAACAGCTCGCACCATATCATTGGTTAGCGGGCTTCTTTTCTGGATATTTAGTTTCGTTTATCTATCCGTCAGCTTTCAATACTTGCTAAGCATGACAGAAGATTTTTCTCTTTTTGTTTATAATATTCCTTTCTTTCTGGAAAAGGTTAGTCAGCCGGGCGGAGTGCTTCTCTATCTGGCATGTTTTTTTACTCAGTTCCTGCATTATCCTTGGTTGGGTGCACTTTTTATTACCGCTTTATTGCATTTGATTCAGTGGTTTACCTGCAGACTTTTTAGTCTTAACAATAAATATTTTATTCTTTCATATATCCCATCATTTCTCCTCTTAATAATCATAACGAATGTTGGGCGCTCATTCTATTTAATGACTCATGTAGAGTATATCTTTACTTATGTACTTGGAATATTCTTTTTATTGCTTTTCTACTTTTTCTTTCAGAAAATAGAAAATCCACGCATAAGTTTCATTACTTTATGCTGGCTTTTCCCTTTATTGTTTTTCGGATTATCGGGTAGCATTGCTGCTTATTTCTTTGGATTTTTATTCTTGTGCAGTATTTTTTCAATTAACTACCAGCAGAAATCTCTGATATATTTAACGTGTGTGGGCTTATATCTATTATCATTTCTTGTAGCTAAACTCTTTCTCTATCCCAACTCAATGAGTTCACAGATATTGTTCGGTATTCATCCGGCAATTCCTAATGGCCAGAGTGGAGAAAATCAATTGCCGCATTTATTACTTTTGTTCTTTTTTATCTTTGCAGCAATCAAGCAACGCTTTTTCCCATCCGGGAATCGTATTAAATCTTATGCAAGATGGACTTATACAAATCTTATCTGTTTGCTTGTTATTTGTTCAGTAACTGTTGCCATGGCAAATACCAATGATAATTTCAGATATGAGATGGCGATTGACTGTTATATCCAGAAAAGAGATTTTAAACATGCTCTGAAAGTTGGAAAAAATGCTTCTCATCCCACAAGAGAGATGACTGTGCTTCATAATTTCGCGTTGGAACTCTCCGGGAAATCAGGTGAAGAGATGTTTGAATATGCACAGGATTATAAAACAGACGGTTTGTTTTTTGATTATTGCAAAGATACACTTTCATATCCAGAAGGAGCTATGATTTATTCTTATTTAGGAGCTAAGCATATAGCAACCGAATGGGCTGACAATAGTTATCTTCAGAAAAAGGATTGTTATAGATTGCTGAAGAATTATGCTCTTATTGCAACGATTAATGGACATTTGAATGTAACAAAGAATGTTGCCGGAATCTTAGAAAATACATTGTATCATCGTGATCTGGCTCAAAAGTTCCATGAATACTCTTCAGATAATACTCTTATAAATAAGGATTCAGTGCTGGGAGATATTAAAAAGCGATTGTCTGATAAGTATTACGAATTCCCTACTAAGGGTAAATATGCTGAATTCATTTGCGATTTTTATCGCAGGAATATAGATAATAGGGTGGCATACGATTATTACATGATGTCTGCCTTGCTGAATAAAAAACTGGATAAATTTGCCTGGGGAGTAAAGTTATATAGATTGTTCTACAAGAATCCTTTGCCAAAGCATTATGCAGAAGCTGCTGCTTTGTGCAACTATCAGCATGTTGGTCCAGCCTTGTATGTAAATGCAGCAACAAAGAAAACGTTTGATGAGTTTCTTAAGCTGAAGAAAGAGCAAAAGAATCCGGTTACAGAAAAGAATATCATGCGTCGTAATTACGGACAAACGTTTTGGTGGTATTACATGTATAAATGA